In the genome of Chryseobacterium oryzae, one region contains:
- a CDS encoding glycosyltransferase, producing MKILQFGKAYPPANLGGVEVVIQLLTEGLNDEGITCDALGVNDISEYKVDHYKQGNIYRAKLNIKKFSTLFSLQVIKIFKKIRNDYDIIHVHSPDPMAAIAMFLSKPKKPIVLHWHSDILKQKILLIFYRPLLKWLMSKSSVIVATSPNYIEGSDLLNLYRNKCVVVPIGVNILTNDKQIEKNRFSGLKNKNIIFSLGRLAYYKGYEYLVKSALTIPTDCIIVIAGEGEERQKLEEIIKENKLEDKVLLPGKITDAEKDFLFKNSKIFALSSIFKTEAYAIVQVEALSYGLPIVSTQIPGSGVDWVNVNGYTGITVPIMNSKIIAESIGTMLKDENLYQEFSKNAVKRYNEELTRDIMIKKTIDIYKDILKV from the coding sequence ATGAAAATTTTACAGTTTGGTAAAGCCTATCCACCAGCAAATTTAGGCGGTGTTGAAGTCGTAATACAATTACTTACAGAAGGACTCAATGACGAAGGTATTACTTGTGATGCTCTAGGTGTAAATGATATTTCTGAATATAAAGTAGATCACTATAAACAAGGCAATATTTATAGAGCAAAACTTAATATTAAAAAATTTTCCACACTTTTTTCTTTGCAGGTTATAAAAATATTTAAGAAAATTCGAAATGATTATGACATAATACATGTTCATTCTCCAGATCCAATGGCTGCAATTGCTATGTTTTTATCAAAGCCTAAAAAACCAATTGTTTTACATTGGCATAGCGATATTTTAAAACAAAAAATTTTATTAATTTTTTATCGTCCTCTGTTAAAATGGCTAATGAGTAAATCTTCAGTTATTGTTGCGACAAGCCCCAATTATATTGAAGGTTCCGATTTGTTAAACCTTTATAGGAATAAATGTGTAGTTGTACCAATTGGAGTTAATATACTAACAAATGATAAGCAGATTGAAAAGAATCGTTTTTCTGGTTTAAAAAATAAAAATATTATTTTTTCTCTAGGAAGATTGGCTTATTATAAAGGTTACGAGTACCTTGTAAAATCAGCATTAACGATCCCTACCGATTGTATTATTGTTATTGCGGGAGAAGGTGAAGAAAGACAGAAACTAGAAGAGATTATTAAAGAAAATAAATTAGAAGATAAAGTTCTATTACCAGGAAAAATTACTGATGCTGAAAAAGATTTTTTATTCAAAAATTCAAAAATTTTCGCATTAAGCTCAATTTTTAAAACTGAAGCATACGCAATTGTACAAGTAGAAGCATTGTCTTATGGTTTGCCTATTGTATCAACACAAATACCTGGATCCGGTGTAGATTGGGTAAACGTAAATGGGTATACAGGAATAACAGTTCCTATAATGAACTCTAAAATAATTGCAGAAAGTATTGGAACGATGCTTAAAGATGAAAATTTGTACCAAGAGTTTTCAAAAAATGCCGTTAAAAGGTATAACGAAGAATTAACTAGAGATATTATGATAAAAAAAACAATAGATATTTATAAGGATATTCTTAAAGTTTAG
- a CDS encoding glycosyltransferase family 4 protein, which produces MKTIFDCRMINNSGIGTYVEELLYYFLKDKKLSLILISNNESDEKVKEVLKNSESEVEIIFFKSLPFSLREQYEYITKLPKNAKIFIPHINIPFFVKKNSLFITIHDAFHLANPHYYSKLAILYFKFLFKIIKRNAYKIFTVSEFSKTEILRFITIDQSKIEVIYNGYKQMNKIDCTDIDENVKQKLDSFNKIILFVGNVKPHKNLKFLVDSFNKLNREDVLLLIVGKKDSFFINDNIDNLGKDNIFFTGFVNESTLKYVYEKSSFLIFPSKYEGFGLPILEAMYFRKLILASDIPVFKEIFGDEINYFEIEIENSLINEMNKLLVKDNDLKNYDLFLEKFTWTISGEKHEKSLEL; this is translated from the coding sequence ATGAAAACTATTTTTGATTGCCGAATGATTAATAATTCTGGAATAGGTACTTATGTAGAAGAATTGTTATATTATTTTTTAAAAGATAAAAAGCTTTCTTTAATATTGATTAGCAACAATGAAAGTGACGAAAAAGTTAAAGAAGTTTTAAAAAATTCAGAATCAGAAGTTGAGATTATTTTTTTTAAGTCGTTACCATTTTCTTTGAGAGAACAATACGAGTACATTACAAAACTTCCCAAAAATGCTAAAATATTTATTCCTCATATAAATATTCCATTCTTTGTAAAAAAGAATAGTTTATTTATTACCATTCATGATGCATTTCATTTAGCAAATCCGCATTATTATTCGAAATTGGCAATTCTATATTTTAAATTTCTTTTTAAAATTATTAAAAGAAATGCATATAAAATTTTCACAGTATCAGAATTTTCAAAAACAGAAATTTTACGATTTATAACTATTGATCAGTCTAAAATTGAAGTGATTTACAATGGCTATAAACAAATGAATAAAATTGATTGTACTGATATTGATGAAAATGTTAAACAAAAACTAGATTCATTCAATAAAATTATACTTTTTGTCGGAAACGTAAAACCGCACAAAAATTTAAAATTTTTAGTAGATTCTTTTAATAAGCTGAATAGGGAAGATGTACTTTTATTAATTGTAGGTAAAAAAGATTCTTTTTTTATTAACGACAATATAGATAATTTGGGGAAAGATAATATTTTTTTTACGGGCTTTGTCAACGAATCAACTTTAAAATATGTTTATGAAAAGTCCTCTTTCTTGATATTTCCATCTAAATATGAAGGGTTTGGATTGCCTATTCTTGAAGCAATGTATTTTAGAAAGTTAATATTAGCCTCAGATATTCCTGTTTTCAAAGAGATTTTTGGAGATGAAATAAACTATTTTGAAATAGAAATTGAAAACAGTTTAATTAATGAGATGAATAAACTTCTTGTTAAAGATAATGATTTGAAAAATTATGACTTATTCTTAGAGAAATTTACTTGGACAATTTCTGGGGAAAAACATGAAAAAAGTTTAGAATTATGA